In Streptomyces sp. DG2A-72, one genomic interval encodes:
- a CDS encoding GNAT family N-acetyltransferase: protein MIREPLTGNRVIRTVLPAEADTVAALHARARATYYPGGVPDDGTDWIAAWRGVIRRPDAHVLCAVECGRIVGVASFRTPEGAPAESVRLFQFHVDPDHWGSGIGTALHTACVEQWRVDRKRTAVLDVHVDNQRARAFYGRRGWVAEPFDGSRHLRLHLTTGWE, encoded by the coding sequence ATGATCAGGGAGCCGCTGACCGGAAACCGAGTGATCCGTACGGTCCTGCCCGCCGAGGCGGACACCGTCGCCGCACTGCATGCGCGGGCCCGGGCGACGTACTACCCGGGCGGTGTCCCGGATGACGGCACCGACTGGATCGCCGCCTGGCGGGGCGTGATCCGGCGGCCGGACGCCCATGTGCTGTGTGCCGTCGAGTGCGGCCGTATCGTCGGCGTCGCGTCCTTCCGCACCCCCGAGGGAGCCCCCGCGGAATCGGTCAGGCTGTTCCAGTTCCATGTCGACCCCGACCACTGGGGCTCCGGCATCGGCACGGCCCTGCACACGGCCTGTGTCGAGCAGTGGCGAGTCGATCGCAAGCGCACCGCCGTACTCGATGTGCATGTCGACAACCAGCGGGCTCGGGCCTTCTACGGGCGCCGGGGCTGGGTCGCGGAGCCGTTCGACGGGAGCCGTCATCTGCGGCTGCACCTCACGACCGGCTGGGAATGA